One Rhododendron vialii isolate Sample 1 chromosome 2a, ASM3025357v1 genomic region harbors:
- the LOC131317869 gene encoding U-box domain-containing protein 6-like, producing the protein MATCHRNNVGSVVLSRTRSGNSRLWTAISGASLRRMIIGSLICGGSCHGVEGGFAAEPSPETPKQESVSVSEMKKENNGGLEKKLSDFLRLSVSSEAGLDGKVAAEEVRMKVETLEELKGVVKRLQCDVHVSGGAAIEVRRLAKENKEARTNLGLLGAIPPLVALIDSEDLDAKIASLYALLNLGIGNNANKEAIVKAGAVHKMLTLLESPNGSQNPAIAEAIIANFLGLSALDSNKPIIGSSGAIPFLVKTLKELDKSSSAQSKQDSLRALYNLSISLANIPTILETDLVPFLFSTLGDMEFSERILSILSNVVSVPEGRKAVGIIPDALPILIDVLNWTDSSGCQEKASYILMVMAHKSYGDRQAMIEGGIVSSLLELTLLGSTLSQKRASRILECLRVDKGKRVSGSFGGGSGISGVSAAVSAPICASSPSCGDPNLQLECLEEEEEMMSEERKAVKQLVQQSLQNNMRRIVKRANLPQDFVPSDHLKSRTTLATSKSLPF; encoded by the exons ATGGCCACGTGTCACCGGAATAACGTCGGATCGGTAGTGCTATCCCGCACCAGGAGCGGGAACTCGCGGCTATGGACGGCGATTTCCGGCGCATCGCTCCGCCGGATGATCATCGGCTCGTTGATTTGCGGGGGGTCGTGCCACGGTGTCGAAGGCGGATTTGCGGCGGAACCGTCGCCGGAAACCCCAAAGCAG GAATCCGTATCTGTATCCGAAATGAAGAAAGAGAATAACGGGGGATTGGAGAAGAAGTTGTCGGATTTCCTGAGGCTGTCGGTGTCGTCGGAGGCGGGACTGGACGGCAAGGTGGCGGCGGAGGAGGTAAGAATGAAGGTGGAGACGTTGGAGGAGTTGAAGGGGGTGGTGAAAAGGTTGCAATGCGACGTCCACGTTTCGGGAGGTGCGGCCATCGAGGTTAGGAGATTGGCGAAGGAGAATAAGGAGGCGAGAACAAATCTCGGGTTGCTCGGTGCGATTCCTCCGCTTGTTGCATTGATCGATTCGGAAGATTTGGATGCGAAGATCGCCTCTCTATACGCTCTCCTCAACCTTGGAATCGGCAACAACGC AAATAAAGAAGCCATTGTTAAAGCAGGAGCTGTTCACAAGATGCTAACCCTGCTTGAATCTCCAAATGGGTCTCAGAACCCGGCTATTGCAGAGGCAATCATTGCAAATTTTCTTGGCTTAAGCGCGCTAGACTCCAATAAACCAATCATCGGTTCTTCCGGTGCGATCCCATTCTTGGTGAAAACCTTGAAAGAGTTGGATAAATCAAGTAGTGCCCAATCAAAGCAAGACTCTCTCCGAGCGCTTTACAATCTTTCCATTTCACTTGCGAACATACCAACGATTTTAGAAACCGACTTGGTGCCATTTCTCTTTAGTACGTTGGGCGACATGGAGTTTAGTGAAAGAATCCTCTCGATTCTAAGCAATGTTGTATCGGTCCCTGAAGGTCGGAAAGCAGTCGGCATTATTCCAGATGCATTGCCGATTCTAATTGATGTGCTGAATTGGACTGATTCATCTGGGTGTCAAGAGAAAGCATCGTATATTTTGATGGTTATGGCTCACAAATCCTATGGAGATCGACAAGCCATGATTGAGGGTGGGATTGTTTCATCGCTGCTTGAGTTAACTCTTTTAGGTAGCACCTTATCGCAGAAAAGGGCTTCGAGAATTTTGGAGTGTTTGAGAGTAGATAAAGGGAAACGAGTTTCCGGAAGCTTCGGAGGTGGTTCCGGCATTAGTGGTGTTAGTGCTGCTGTGTCCGCTCCTATATGCGCATCTTCGCCATCATGTGGTGACCCGAATCTTCAATTGGAGTgtttggaggaggaagaagagatgATGAGCGAAGAGAGGAAAGCAGTGAAGCAATTAGTCCAACAGAGCTTGCAAAACAACATGAGGAGGATAGTGAAGAGGGCGAATTTGCCGCAGGATTTTGTTCCATCGGATCATTTGAAGTCCCGCACAACTCTTGCAACTTCGAAGAGCTTGCCGTTTTGA